In Janthinobacterium rivuli, a single genomic region encodes these proteins:
- a CDS encoding transporter — protein sequence MAMETAGFTYGSDTSGLVWGFLFGREPQPLALDSTAALAWLADGAARPAQEFVWLHFNLSHAASEKWLMTHTQLADEFYETLHQGSRSTRIEQAENTLIAVVNDVVHNFSFEASDISTMWASVAQNLVITARRAPLQSIERLRQAVIKNHEPIRSSVELLIHLLRDQADVLVNIVRDAVARVDDIEDHLLAGRLVPKRADLGGMRRVLVRLQRLLAPEPAALFRLLQRPPSWVSELDSLELRQSTEEFSVVLSDMSSLQERIKLLQEEIAASVNEENSRSLFVLTIVTVLALPINIIAGMLGMNVGGIPLAQHPQGFWIIVAIIVTFTVVAGWLVVRVQRNS from the coding sequence ATGGCGATGGAAACTGCCGGTTTTACCTACGGCTCGGACACCTCGGGCCTGGTCTGGGGCTTCCTGTTTGGGCGCGAGCCGCAGCCGCTGGCGCTCGACTCGACGGCCGCGCTGGCCTGGCTGGCCGATGGCGCGGCGCGGCCGGCGCAGGAATTCGTCTGGCTGCATTTCAATCTGTCGCATGCGGCCAGCGAAAAATGGCTGATGACGCATACGCAGCTGGCCGACGAATTCTATGAAACCCTGCACCAGGGTTCGCGCTCGACGCGCATCGAGCAGGCGGAAAACACCCTGATCGCCGTGGTCAACGATGTGGTGCACAATTTCTCGTTCGAAGCGTCCGACATTTCCACCATGTGGGCCAGCGTGGCGCAAAACCTCGTCATCACGGCGCGCCGCGCACCGTTGCAGTCGATCGAGCGCCTGCGCCAGGCCGTCATCAAGAACCACGAGCCGATCCGCTCGTCGGTGGAATTGCTGATCCATCTGCTGCGCGACCAGGCCGACGTGCTGGTCAACATCGTGCGCGACGCCGTGGCGCGGGTCGACGATATCGAAGACCACTTGCTGGCCGGGCGCCTGGTGCCGAAACGCGCAGACCTGGGCGGCATGCGGCGCGTGCTGGTGCGGCTGCAGCGCCTGCTGGCACCGGAACCGGCCGCCCTGTTCCGCCTGCTGCAACGCCCGCCATCGTGGGTGTCGGAACTGGACAGCCTGGAGCTGCGCCAGTCGACGGAGGAGTTTTCCGTCGTGCTCAGCGATATGTCGTCCTTGCAGGAACGCATCAAGCTGCTGCAGGAGGAGATCGCCGCCAGCGTCAACGAGGAAAACAGCCGCAGCCTGTTCGTGCTGACCATCGTCACCGTGCTGGCCTTGCCGATCAATATCATCGCCGGCATGCTGGGCATGAATGTGGGGGGAATTCCGCTGGCCCAGCATCCGCAGGGCTTCTGGATCATCGTCGCCATCATCGTCACGTTCACAGTGGTGGCGGGATGGCTGGTGGTGCGCGTGCAACGCAATAGTTGA
- the rnk gene encoding nucleoside diphosphate kinase regulator, whose translation MEKKPKIILSSQDLERLEALLYALGNNLSPDKAALLDELGRAEVLEPQEIPPTVVTMNSTVRFTVENKEEFCLTLVYPKDVEGQADRISVLAPVGSALLGLSVGDSIAWPMPGGVVKVKIEEIVYQPERAGEYHR comes from the coding sequence TTGGAAAAAAAACCAAAAATTATTTTGTCGTCACAAGACCTGGAACGACTGGAAGCGTTGTTGTATGCCTTGGGTAATAACTTATCGCCGGACAAGGCCGCCTTGCTCGACGAGCTGGGCCGCGCCGAGGTGCTCGAGCCGCAAGAGATTCCCCCGACCGTCGTGACGATGAATTCCACCGTGCGCTTCACGGTGGAAAACAAGGAAGAATTCTGCCTGACGCTCGTGTATCCGAAGGATGTGGAAGGCCAGGCCGACCGCATTTCCGTGCTGGCGCCCGTCGGCAGCGCGCTGCTGGGCCTGTCCGTTGGCGACAGCATCGCCTGGCCCATGCCGGGCGGCGTGGTGAAGGTCAAGATCGAGGAAATCGTCTATCAGCCTGAACGGGCTGGCGAATACCACCGCTAA
- a CDS encoding putative bifunctional diguanylate cyclase/phosphodiesterase — MMTPLMLPSVQLRGDRIARLNLLAAAAMLAMASLLLILFQLFALQASLQRNLKIQADMLAPAASQAMRQDNRLAAQQLLASLAAAPHVRQAILYSPYGTPFARYARSSNDAVPAAPRNGLHLDYLDGSAAVLTALPGGGALYLRASLAPLYASLAQFAAFTLLVCLCAFGLTVLMVRRTRTAAQHAESHLHYLAHVDPVTQLPNRHEFNDALAYALARADRQDSSVGLLLLDLDNFKVVNDTLGHHCGDQLLKLVSERLVAILRGTDIICRIGGDEFVVIVEPADDASEMASVARKILTVLAAPFDLEGHQLYVSASIGVSLYPFDAQDVATLTRNADTAMYHAKHQGKNRYAVFKAEMELRAQRRLRMEANLRRALQNEELYLHYQPQIDLRSGRIVGVEALIRWNCRDMGQLSPAEFIPVAEESGIIVDLGRWVLQSACRQAALWCKAGLLDSLEHVAVNLSACQARDPGLMDDIRAILDETQLPHGLLELEITEGVLMDNVHANVELMRRLQEAGIHLSIDDFGTGYSSMSYLKRLPIDQLKIDRSFVHDLPGEGEAIVTAIIAMAHSLHLKVVAEGVETLQQVEFLRKAGCDNVQGFFFARPMTAAQLTALLLERRDWSTRTILPA; from the coding sequence ATGATGACGCCATTAATGCTGCCGTCGGTGCAATTGCGCGGCGACCGGATTGCCCGGCTGAACTTGCTGGCCGCGGCGGCCATGCTGGCCATGGCCAGCCTGCTGCTGATCCTCTTCCAGCTGTTTGCCCTCCAGGCATCCTTGCAGCGTAACTTGAAAATTCAGGCCGACATGCTGGCGCCCGCCGCCAGCCAGGCCATGCGCCAGGACAATCGTCTTGCGGCGCAACAACTGCTCGCCTCCCTCGCCGCCGCCCCGCATGTCCGGCAAGCAATACTTTACAGTCCCTATGGCACGCCATTTGCCCGCTACGCGCGCAGCAGCAACGATGCCGTGCCGGCGGCGCCGCGCAACGGCCTGCACCTCGATTACCTGGACGGCAGCGCCGCCGTCTTGACGGCCTTGCCCGGCGGCGGCGCGCTGTACCTGCGCGCCAGCCTGGCGCCGCTGTACGCCAGCCTGGCGCAATTTGCCGCCTTCACCCTGCTCGTCTGCCTGTGCGCGTTCGGCCTGACGGTCCTGATGGTGCGCCGCACGCGCACGGCCGCCCAGCATGCGGAAAGCCATTTGCACTATCTGGCCCACGTCGACCCGGTCACGCAGCTGCCGAACCGCCATGAATTCAACGATGCCCTGGCCTACGCGCTGGCGCGCGCCGACCGCCAGGACAGCAGCGTGGGCCTGCTGCTGCTGGATCTGGATAACTTCAAGGTCGTCAACGATACGCTGGGCCACCACTGCGGTGACCAGCTGCTCAAGCTCGTATCCGAACGCCTGGTGGCCATCCTGCGCGGCACCGACATCATCTGCCGCATCGGCGGCGATGAATTCGTCGTCATCGTCGAACCGGCCGACGACGCCTCGGAAATGGCCAGCGTGGCGCGCAAGATCCTGACCGTGCTGGCCGCGCCGTTCGACCTCGAAGGCCACCAGCTGTATGTCAGCGCCAGCATCGGCGTGAGCCTGTATCCGTTCGACGCGCAGGACGTGGCCACCCTGACGCGCAATGCCGATACGGCCATGTACCACGCCAAGCACCAGGGCAAAAACCGCTACGCCGTCTTCAAGGCCGAAATGGAGTTGCGCGCGCAGCGCCGCCTGCGCATGGAAGCGAACCTGCGCCGCGCCCTGCAAAACGAGGAACTGTATTTGCACTACCAGCCGCAGATCGACTTGCGCAGCGGGCGCATCGTCGGCGTGGAAGCGCTGATACGCTGGAACTGCCGCGACATGGGCCAGTTGAGCCCCGCCGAATTCATCCCCGTGGCCGAGGAAAGCGGCATCATCGTCGACCTGGGACGCTGGGTGCTGCAAAGCGCCTGCCGCCAGGCGGCCCTGTGGTGCAAGGCGGGCCTGCTCGATTCGCTCGAGCACGTGGCCGTCAACCTGTCGGCCTGCCAGGCGCGCGACCCGGGCCTGATGGACGATATCCGCGCCATCCTCGACGAAACGCAGCTGCCGCATGGCTTGCTGGAGCTGGAAATCACGGAAGGCGTCCTGATGGACAATGTCCACGCCAACGTGGAATTGATGCGGCGCCTGCAGGAAGCGGGCATCCACCTGTCGATCGACGATTTCGGCACCGGCTATTCGTCGATGTCGTACCTGAAGCGCCTGCCCATCGACCAGCTGAAAATCGACCGCAGCTTCGTGCACGACCTGCCCGGCGAGGGTGAAGCCATCGTCACGGCCATCATCGCCATGGCGCACAGCCTGCACCTGAAAGTGGTGGCCGAAGGGGTGGAAACTTTGCAGCAGGTGGAGTTTTTGAGAAAAGCCGGCTGCGACAACGTGCAGGGCTTTTTCTTCGCGCGCCCGATGACGGCGGCGCAGCTGACGGCATTGCTGCTGGAGCGGCGCGACTGGAGTACGCGCACGATTTTGCCGGCTTGA